One window of Bacillus alkalicellulosilyticus genomic DNA carries:
- a CDS encoding FbpB family small basic protein — translation MRKHSLSFKELVLENKKQLLQDDEAMKLIEQRIEERQANKLKSQTKKVNH, via the coding sequence ATGAGAAAACATTCCCTTTCTTTTAAGGAACTTGTATTAGAAAACAAAAAGCAATTGCTACAAGACGATGAAGCGATGAAACTTATAGAACAACGGATTGAAGAAAGACAAGCTAACAAATTAAAATCTCAAACGAAGAAGGTTAATCATTAA
- a CDS encoding YtxH domain-containing protein: MTEENKSNQSITKGIVAGSLIGGALFIIANKKLRQKIMKEACQAKKTSVEFISFVKENRQELLNHIRNTSNQLSASVKKINEDIKVISASVKDLRETTIELRDTTVDALDTFKETKKEINSNEKE; the protein is encoded by the coding sequence ATGACTGAGGAAAACAAAAGCAATCAATCGATTACGAAGGGGATTGTAGCAGGTAGCTTAATTGGAGGAGCTCTTTTTATTATTGCCAATAAGAAGCTTCGTCAAAAAATAATGAAAGAAGCATGCCAGGCGAAAAAGACATCGGTTGAATTTATCTCTTTTGTTAAAGAGAACCGTCAAGAACTTTTGAACCACATTCGTAACACATCTAATCAGCTCTCCGCTAGTGTCAAAAAAATTAATGAGGATATTAAAGTGATATCTGCCAGTGTGAAAGATCTAAGAGAAACCACTATTGAATTACGCGATACGACGGTTGATGCATTAGATACGTTTAAAGAAACGAAAAAGGAAATAAATAGTAACGAAAAAGAATGA
- the urtD gene encoding urea ABC transporter ATP-binding protein UrtD encodes MKTNQTILQCENISVNFGGFYAMTNFSFEIGYGELHFLIGPNGAGKTTFLDVLCGKTKNSKGTVLFKGEHDLSKLKEFEIVRKGIGRKFQAPSVFPHLTVYENLELARKQDKSLWGILRAKTSPEQEQEITEQLELIGLEEHRHTEASILSHGQKQWLEIGMVMMQKPDLLLLDEPIAGMTEEEEEKTGELLLKLKERCSIIVVEHDMEFVRKYAEKVTVMHEGSLLCDGAMEEVQTNERVMEVYLGRKGDEARVAITTA; translated from the coding sequence ATGAAAACGAATCAAACAATCCTGCAGTGTGAAAATATTTCAGTGAATTTTGGTGGCTTTTATGCGATGACCAATTTCTCATTTGAGATTGGTTATGGAGAATTACACTTTTTAATTGGACCGAATGGAGCGGGGAAAACAACCTTTTTAGATGTGTTATGTGGGAAGACCAAAAATAGCAAAGGTACAGTCCTTTTTAAAGGCGAACATGATTTATCAAAACTTAAAGAATTTGAAATTGTTCGTAAAGGAATTGGTCGTAAATTTCAAGCGCCATCTGTTTTTCCTCATTTAACAGTCTATGAAAATCTAGAACTTGCAAGAAAGCAAGACAAAAGTTTATGGGGCATTTTACGAGCTAAAACAAGTCCTGAACAAGAGCAAGAAATTACAGAACAATTAGAGTTAATTGGGTTGGAGGAACATCGTCATACGGAAGCGAGCATTTTATCTCATGGACAGAAACAATGGTTAGAAATCGGTATGGTAATGATGCAAAAGCCAGATTTGTTATTACTCGATGAACCAATTGCTGGCATGACAGAAGAGGAAGAAGAAAAAACCGGTGAACTTCTTTTAAAATTAAAAGAACGATGTTCAATCATCGTAGTTGAGCACGATATGGAATTTGTTCGCAAATATGCAGAAAAAGTAACGGTCATGCATGAAGGAAGCCTTTTATGTGACGGCGCAATGGAAGAAGTTCAAACGAATGAACGAGTAATGGAAGTGTATCTAGGCAGAAAAGGTGATGAGGCGCGTGTTGCAATTACAACAGCTTGA
- a CDS encoding metallophosphoesterase, which yields MKNYYIALQVLIMFFLYNLIVFYIGWNGWAWLAIAWPSLPLTFYITVVLIIAYSYIFGRILHLPFFKIVGACWFAVVQYGLLILPIANIAVLFLSFGEIPLDHVIFWTGVVVLLMLIFIFSIGLYNAYQPIVRSYQFIINKKSERDSITIAVASDMHFGVLSGKSHLQRLVTKITELQPDLILLPGDIIDDDPKPFMKKKMDSIMGKLKAPLGVYGVLGNHEYYGRAIPAFVQIMKDINISILQDEIIELDDLYIIGRKDKTDKNRKEISQLVEGLDISKTLFMLDHQPSELMQAEQHGVDVILSGHTHRGQMAPNHLITKRIFELDWGYKQKSQLHAVVSSGYGFWGPPIRIGSRSEVVHITIHFQG from the coding sequence ATGAAAAATTATTATATCGCTTTACAAGTGTTAATCATGTTCTTCCTATATAATCTTATCGTTTTTTATATAGGCTGGAATGGATGGGCTTGGTTAGCTATAGCATGGCCGTCACTTCCACTCACCTTTTATATCACTGTTGTACTGATTATAGCTTACTCTTATATTTTCGGTCGCATCTTACATCTTCCGTTTTTTAAAATAGTAGGAGCATGTTGGTTTGCAGTCGTTCAGTATGGTCTTCTCATTTTACCGATAGCCAATATCGCTGTTCTATTTCTTAGTTTTGGAGAGATCCCACTAGATCATGTTATTTTTTGGACTGGTGTTGTCGTATTACTTATGCTTATCTTTATTTTTTCTATTGGCTTATATAATGCTTATCAGCCTATCGTTCGTTCTTATCAATTCATTATAAATAAGAAAAGCGAACGAGATAGTATCACCATTGCAGTCGCTTCAGATATGCATTTTGGTGTGTTGTCAGGAAAATCTCATTTACAACGACTCGTAACAAAGATAACCGAGTTACAACCTGATTTAATTTTATTGCCAGGTGATATCATTGATGATGACCCAAAGCCTTTTATGAAAAAGAAGATGGACTCCATTATGGGAAAGCTTAAGGCGCCTTTAGGCGTGTATGGTGTATTAGGCAATCATGAATACTACGGACGAGCGATACCGGCATTTGTACAAATTATGAAAGATATCAACATTTCAATTTTACAAGATGAAATTATTGAACTCGATGATTTGTATATTATCGGAAGAAAAGATAAAACAGATAAAAACAGGAAAGAAATTTCTCAATTAGTTGAGGGACTTGATATTTCAAAGACACTGTTTATGTTGGACCATCAACCATCTGAATTGATGCAAGCTGAACAGCACGGAGTAGATGTTATTTTGTCGGGACATACGCACCGAGGGCAAATGGCTCCTAATCATTTAATTACGAAACGGATTTTTGAATTGGATTGGGGGTATAAGCAAAAAAGCCAGCTTCATGCAGTCGTTTCATCAGGTTACGGCTTCTGGGGCCCACCTATTCGTATCGGAAGCCGTTCTGAAGTGGTTCATATTACCATTCATTTTCAAGGTTAG
- a CDS encoding cytochrome d ubiquinol oxidase subunit II: MSDVYIAITIIWLFLFVYSIAGSVDFGAGFWSMFYYGRTDTNAASIANRYLSPSWEVTNVFLVLLVVALVTFFPRAAFSLGTIMLVPVSFVLMLLIIRSAFMVYSYTVQKYTRTLTIISGVTGLLIPALLVSMLPIAIGGFVETVGDTQYILFNEALASSTFYMHLGFGLSTELFLSALLLSDYAREAKSESTYLVYRRNAIILGPITLAFAVAATFTLIPEAPWMVENMAREWELFAFSLLAFGIGYSALFWPSKKVKIGQPRVAVLAIVIQFGLASFAYGSAHMPYLLYPDLTIYEAFTNEAMFRSLLIGYGIGMAILIPAFFLFWRLFMKDKRYLQAEKQAQK, from the coding sequence TTGTCTGATGTTTATATTGCCATTACTATCATATGGCTGTTTCTTTTTGTCTATTCTATTGCAGGCTCAGTTGACTTCGGCGCGGGATTTTGGTCGATGTTTTACTACGGGAGAACCGATACGAACGCAGCTAGCATTGCCAATCGGTATTTGTCTCCATCGTGGGAAGTAACCAATGTTTTTTTAGTATTGTTAGTCGTTGCGCTTGTCACTTTTTTCCCACGTGCTGCTTTTTCACTTGGTACGATTATGCTTGTCCCTGTAAGCTTTGTACTGATGCTTTTAATTATTCGAAGCGCTTTTATGGTCTATTCCTATACGGTACAAAAGTATACGAGAACGTTAACTATCATTTCAGGAGTGACCGGCTTACTCATTCCCGCTTTATTGGTCAGCATGCTCCCGATCGCCATCGGTGGTTTTGTTGAAACCGTCGGAGATACACAATATATTTTATTTAATGAAGCACTGGCTTCTTCTACATTTTATATGCATTTAGGCTTTGGTTTAAGTACGGAGTTGTTTTTGTCCGCTTTGCTTTTAAGTGATTATGCACGAGAAGCAAAATCTGAGTCGACATATCTTGTCTATCGAAGAAACGCAATTATTTTAGGTCCGATTACTTTGGCATTTGCTGTTGCTGCTACCTTTACACTCATTCCAGAAGCACCATGGATGGTTGAAAATATGGCGAGAGAGTGGGAGTTGTTCGCATTTTCGTTACTCGCTTTTGGCATAGGATACAGCGCTCTTTTTTGGCCATCAAAGAAAGTCAAAATCGGACAGCCTCGTGTTGCCGTCCTTGCCATTGTCATTCAATTTGGTCTTGCAAGCTTTGCATATGGTTCTGCTCATATGCCTTACTTGCTATACCCTGATTTAACGATATATGAAGCTTTTACGAATGAAGCGATGTTTAGGTCGTTATTAATTGGGTACGGAATTGGAATGGCGATCCTTATCCCTGCGTTTTTCTTATTCTGGCGCCTTTTTATGAAGGACAAACGATATTTACAAGCTGAAAAACAAGCACAAAAGTAA
- a CDS encoding transposase yields the protein MKIILILGSVVIPALMVIIYIKWNKFGVVFDSAAILATLVFGNISAVAIHQILVDNTVFMTNIHALFLNPLFLLTGAYLGVYLLYRLTLRTFLQTE from the coding sequence ATGAAGATAATATTGATTTTGGGCAGTGTTGTTATACCTGCATTAATGGTCATCATATACATAAAATGGAACAAATTTGGTGTTGTTTTCGATAGTGCAGCCATCTTGGCTACACTTGTTTTTGGTAATATATCAGCGGTGGCTATCCACCAAATTCTTGTTGATAATACGGTCTTTATGACGAATATTCATGCTCTTTTTTTGAATCCGCTTTTCTTGTTGACAGGAGCTTATTTAGGAGTGTACTTGCTATATAGGTTAACTTTGCGTACCTTTTTGCAAACTGAATGA
- a CDS encoding alpha/beta hydrolase encodes MREIEEAILQLKNRKDSFQCHTPYQQDSAIATYLNYYQLPTEVSYYFGRFNGKKDEVNVQAFEPKDSIKATILLVHGYYDHTGCLRHLIRFLIEEKYRVVSVDLQGHGLSAGTPYHIHDFNAYSQMVSELTEFIQAQWKTTLHVIAHSTGGAAVITSLLERRIHVEKVILLAPLVRSAHWFSTLIGYYTGSLFVRNIKRKLREYNGYSRKEDPLQYTTFPVSWLQAMIRWNHSIQKSKINDKEIAIIQGERDTTVDWRYNCRFLSRRFPNSRVRFIEQGRHQLVNESDDIRSDVLTQIKQELDF; translated from the coding sequence TTGAGAGAAATTGAAGAAGCGATTTTACAACTAAAAAATCGCAAAGATAGTTTTCAGTGTCACACTCCATATCAACAGGATTCCGCGATCGCAACCTACTTGAATTATTACCAACTTCCGACGGAGGTATCGTATTATTTTGGTCGATTTAATGGTAAAAAAGATGAGGTCAATGTCCAAGCGTTTGAACCAAAGGATTCTATTAAAGCAACGATTTTACTCGTACACGGGTATTACGATCATACCGGATGTTTGCGCCATCTCATTCGTTTTTTAATAGAAGAAAAGTATCGAGTCGTTTCCGTTGATTTGCAGGGTCATGGATTATCAGCAGGAACCCCATATCATATTCATGACTTTAACGCATATAGTCAAATGGTTAGTGAATTAACAGAATTCATTCAAGCACAATGGAAGACAACTCTTCATGTAATTGCTCATAGTACTGGAGGAGCGGCAGTCATTACGAGTTTACTTGAACGGAGAATACATGTAGAAAAAGTAATATTGCTAGCACCGCTTGTTCGTTCAGCTCATTGGTTCTCAACATTGATAGGTTATTATACAGGCTCGCTTTTTGTAAGAAACATAAAAAGAAAACTCAGAGAATATAACGGATATAGTCGAAAGGAAGATCCATTACAGTACACAACTTTTCCTGTGAGTTGGCTACAAGCCATGATTCGCTGGAATCATTCGATTCAAAAATCAAAAATAAATGATAAAGAAATTGCCATTATTCAAGGGGAGCGAGATACAACCGTTGATTGGCGTTATAATTGTAGATTTTTAAGCAGAAGATTCCCGAATAGCAGAGTTCGTTTTATCGAGCAAGGCAGACATCAACTAGTAAACGAATCAGATGACATTCGAAGCGATGTTCTTACACAAATTAAACAAGAACTAGATTTTTAG
- the urtC gene encoding urea ABC transporter permease subunit UrtC, translated as MQSILFKYLLDRKWLFLAVIILLLLCPLFLSDFRLNLLGRFIAFAILVIGLDLLWGYTGVLSLGHGIFFGIGAYIMAMYLKIEASAGSVPDFMMWNGITELPWFWAIFSNPILTIIMAIIIPMFIATILGVVTFRNRIKDVYFTILTQAMVIVTVTLIVSKQEFTGGTNGLTGFSTIFGFPLGAASTQKVIYFISIACLVITFILCTKLVASRFGKALIAIRDGENRLRFSGYDTSMFKVFVFTISAGIAGLAGMLFVLQVGIISPTMIGIVPSIEMILWVAIGGRGTLIGPVIGAILTNLAKTFFSESYPDAWLYFVGTVFVVVVLFLPGGLMSLFKKIKMKFSGKKGESVNENESNNPAV; from the coding sequence ATGCAATCTATATTATTTAAATATCTGCTAGACCGGAAATGGTTGTTTCTAGCAGTAATTATCCTATTACTACTTTGTCCGTTATTTTTATCGGATTTTCGTTTGAATTTATTAGGTCGATTCATCGCATTTGCGATTTTAGTCATTGGTTTAGATTTACTTTGGGGATATACTGGCGTTCTTAGCTTAGGTCACGGGATATTCTTTGGAATTGGTGCTTACATTATGGCGATGTACTTAAAAATAGAAGCATCTGCTGGCAGTGTTCCTGACTTTATGATGTGGAATGGGATTACTGAATTGCCTTGGTTTTGGGCGATTTTCTCGAATCCAATATTGACGATTATCATGGCTATTATCATACCGATGTTTATTGCGACAATCCTTGGGGTTGTAACCTTCCGAAACCGAATCAAAGATGTGTATTTTACAATCTTAACGCAAGCGATGGTTATCGTAACGGTTACTTTAATAGTAAGTAAGCAAGAATTCACAGGTGGAACGAATGGATTAACTGGATTCTCAACGATTTTTGGTTTTCCACTAGGAGCAGCTTCGACTCAAAAAGTGATTTATTTCATTTCGATTGCCTGCCTAGTGATAACTTTTATTCTATGTACAAAACTTGTAGCAAGTCGATTTGGTAAAGCGTTAATTGCGATTCGTGATGGGGAAAACCGCCTTCGTTTTTCAGGATATGATACTTCGATGTTCAAAGTCTTTGTCTTTACTATTTCAGCAGGGATTGCTGGTTTAGCAGGAATGTTGTTTGTATTACAAGTTGGAATCATTTCTCCAACGATGATTGGAATCGTACCTTCGATTGAAATGATCTTATGGGTTGCAATTGGTGGAAGAGGGACGTTAATTGGACCAGTCATCGGGGCTATCTTAACGAACTTAGCAAAAACGTTCTTTAGTGAATCGTATCCAGATGCGTGGTTATATTTCGTAGGAACAGTGTTTGTTGTAGTTGTGTTGTTCTTGCCAGGTGGATTAATGAGTTTATTCAAGAAAATAAAAATGAAGTTTAGTGGAAAGAAAGGGGAAAGTGTAAATGAAAACGAATCAAACAATCCTGCAGTGTGA
- a CDS encoding SCP2 sterol-binding domain-containing protein: protein MAVREALEQVKQKMNDDPKGIEGVSKTYQFDLSGEEEGTIQITFKEGTVDFFDEIKEEPVCTLSLSDENFLKLINGGLNPTMAFMSGKLKIKGELGHALKLQSILSKYQ from the coding sequence ATGGCAGTGAGGGAAGCACTTGAACAAGTTAAACAAAAGATGAACGATGATCCAAAAGGTATTGAAGGAGTTTCTAAAACCTATCAATTTGATTTATCAGGGGAAGAGGAAGGTACCATCCAAATCACTTTTAAAGAGGGTACTGTTGATTTTTTCGATGAAATTAAAGAAGAACCAGTTTGTACATTATCATTATCTGACGAAAACTTTTTAAAGCTTATTAATGGAGGCTTAAATCCGACAATGGCGTTTATGAGTGGAAAGCTTAAAATAAAAGGAGAGCTAGGACATGCACTCAAACTTCAGTCGATACTGAGCAAGTATCAATAA
- a CDS encoding NAD(P)H-binding protein has protein sequence MNKTAIIFGASGLVGTELHRLLLEQEQYEKVIVFVRKTLGISHPKLKEIVGDYEHIDTYKEQFIADDVFCCLGTTIKKAKTKAAMRKVDVEYPLQIANICKEMGATQYILVSASNAKENSFFFYTRIKGEVEKKLKQVGYDALLIVRPSLLLGDRQEFRFGEELATWISVKMPFLFRGPLSKHRPIEAKDVARAMFVLAQQSHHGNFTYTSEELRVLSKKQV, from the coding sequence GTGAATAAAACAGCGATAATTTTTGGAGCAAGCGGGTTAGTAGGAACCGAACTGCATCGACTGTTACTTGAACAAGAGCAATATGAAAAAGTGATTGTGTTTGTCAGAAAAACTTTGGGGATTTCTCATCCAAAGCTTAAGGAGATAGTTGGGGATTATGAACATATTGATACCTATAAGGAACAGTTTATCGCAGACGATGTTTTTTGTTGTTTAGGTACAACTATAAAAAAGGCGAAAACAAAAGCAGCGATGAGAAAAGTAGATGTGGAATATCCATTACAAATTGCGAACATATGTAAGGAGATGGGGGCAACGCAATATATACTTGTCAGTGCATCGAATGCCAAAGAGAATTCATTCTTCTTTTATACGAGAATTAAAGGTGAAGTAGAAAAGAAGTTGAAGCAAGTTGGATACGATGCTCTTCTTATCGTTAGACCATCTTTACTATTAGGAGATAGGCAAGAATTTCGATTTGGAGAGGAATTGGCGACATGGATTTCTGTCAAAATGCCATTTTTATTCCGTGGTCCTTTATCGAAGCATCGCCCGATTGAAGCTAAAGATGTAGCTAGAGCTATGTTTGTTCTTGCACAACAAAGTCATCACGGGAATTTTACGTATACTTCGGAAGAATTAAGGGTTTTGTCGAAGAAACAAGTTTAA
- a CDS encoding spore coat protein has translation MNTLMEKVTGLAPMTDQVIATDMLIAAKSGIKNYAFAITESATPEVRQTLSRHLEEAIEFHQQISKYMIEKGYYMPHDTKAQNQIDMKTAETALQLAKN, from the coding sequence ATGAACACATTAATGGAAAAGGTAACCGGGCTAGCGCCGATGACAGACCAAGTCATCGCTACAGATATGCTAATTGCCGCCAAATCAGGAATTAAAAATTATGCTTTCGCGATTACGGAATCAGCAACCCCTGAAGTGAGACAAACATTAAGCCGTCACCTAGAGGAAGCAATTGAATTCCACCAACAAATATCTAAATACATGATAGAAAAAGGATATTACATGCCTCATGATACAAAGGCGCAAAATCAAATCGATATGAAAACAGCGGAAACGGCATTGCAGTTAGCGAAGAACTAG
- a CDS encoding spore coat protein: MESKELSFEDHVIATDMLFETKASIKDLATAITESTSAEVHTFLAKELRGAIAQHEKVYGFLQDRGRYDAYNVPQQLQKDVEYANQALGTNNL; the protein is encoded by the coding sequence ATGGAATCAAAAGAATTAAGTTTTGAGGACCATGTCATAGCAACGGATATGTTGTTTGAAACAAAAGCATCGATAAAAGACCTTGCGACAGCAATTACCGAATCTACTTCAGCAGAAGTACATACGTTTTTAGCGAAAGAATTACGTGGGGCAATTGCTCAGCATGAAAAAGTATATGGATTTCTTCAAGACCGAGGAAGATATGATGCTTATAACGTCCCACAACAGCTCCAAAAAGACGTTGAGTATGCAAATCAAGCCTTAGGTACAAATAACCTATAA
- a CDS encoding MBL fold metallo-hydrolase: protein MVGPVNVYLIRGESLTLVDAGPKTKEAWESFIQQLNEIGYGPEDIEQIVITHHHPDHIGMLDYFNGKPTIIGHEKNIPWMSKNQEFLARTVEFYSEFYQQHGISQQNILKLQRVLAGYLDFSCYQQLDKIVKTGDSIDGLDGWQVIEVPGHAQTHIMLVHNESSTVIAGDHLLANVSSNALIEAPYEANEERPKTLLQYRESLHKLRDIQPTLILSGHGPSIHNGINVIQKRLEEQEKRAHHILSLLNEGRKNTVELCEILFPSIYKKQLDLTISEVVGHLDLLEMYEKVNVVIEKNQFFYTAKK, encoded by the coding sequence TTGGTAGGACCAGTAAATGTTTATCTAATAAGAGGAGAGTCACTTACATTAGTAGATGCGGGCCCAAAAACAAAAGAGGCCTGGGAAAGTTTTATCCAACAGTTAAATGAAATTGGTTATGGACCGGAAGACATTGAGCAAATAGTGATTACGCATCACCATCCCGATCACATAGGGATGCTTGATTATTTTAATGGAAAGCCTACCATCATCGGTCATGAGAAAAATATTCCTTGGATGTCTAAAAATCAGGAATTTCTTGCAAGAACTGTTGAGTTTTATAGTGAATTTTATCAACAACATGGCATTAGTCAGCAAAATATTCTGAAGTTACAAAGAGTATTAGCAGGATACTTAGATTTTTCATGTTATCAACAACTAGATAAAATTGTGAAAACTGGGGACTCCATTGATGGATTGGACGGGTGGCAAGTTATCGAAGTACCAGGTCATGCGCAAACACATATTATGTTAGTTCACAATGAAAGTTCGACTGTTATTGCAGGAGACCATCTTCTTGCTAATGTCTCATCAAATGCGTTAATTGAAGCACCTTACGAAGCGAATGAAGAAAGACCGAAAACATTACTCCAGTATCGAGAAAGCTTACATAAACTTCGTGACATACAGCCAACATTGATTTTATCAGGTCATGGTCCATCTATACATAATGGAATAAATGTAATTCAAAAAAGATTAGAGGAGCAGGAAAAGCGTGCCCATCACATTTTATCGTTATTGAATGAAGGACGAAAAAACACGGTTGAACTTTGTGAAATTCTATTTCCTTCTATATATAAAAAACAATTGGACCTTACCATCTCTGAAGTGGTAGGACACTTAGACTTATTAGAAATGTATGAGAAGGTAAACGTCGTCATAGAAAAAAATCAGTTCTTTTATACCGCCAAAAAATGA
- a CDS encoding cytochrome ubiquinol oxidase subunit I, giving the protein MDNVLLSRMLFGSSMAFHIIFATLGVGVTLMIFIAEVVRAITKDQDFGTMAKRWTKGFAILLGVAIPSGTIVGVMLSLLWPGYMEIVGQVIALPFQVEIFAFFLEAVFMSIYVYAADRLSSIMRIISVFFVSLGATASAVLITDAHAWMNTPRGFDIIGGEIVNVRPWEAVFNPSVYVTALHVLGSAYLTGAFVIAAIAAFRLLQGGLSDREKSYHRKGLVLSLLVGAVFSFYTSVNGHDTAVMLHEHIPVKLAAAEGLFETQSNAPLAIFGTPDPEANRVVGGIEIPGMLSWLATGSTDGVVLGLNEYPREEWPPLFVHTLFNIMVFIGTALIGISFLALAYFFVFVRRKGNPWPTWLLVPIVATGPLAMIGIETGWIFSCTGRQPWTIYGIQLTSEAATQSGNVGTLFVLFIILYIILLVLTFLVVRFYFRRNPVAKELHTTST; this is encoded by the coding sequence ATGGATAACGTTTTACTCTCACGTATGCTTTTTGGTTCATCTATGGCATTTCATATTATTTTTGCGACATTAGGGGTTGGAGTGACCTTAATGATTTTCATCGCAGAAGTTGTACGAGCAATTACTAAGGATCAAGATTTTGGTACAATGGCGAAGCGATGGACAAAAGGATTTGCGATCCTTCTTGGTGTTGCTATTCCATCCGGAACAATAGTCGGTGTTATGCTTTCTCTTTTGTGGCCAGGCTATATGGAAATTGTCGGTCAGGTCATTGCCCTTCCCTTTCAAGTTGAGATTTTTGCTTTCTTTTTAGAAGCTGTTTTTATGTCTATTTATGTGTATGCTGCCGATAGACTATCAAGTATCATGCGGATTATAAGTGTCTTCTTTGTTTCACTTGGTGCAACTGCTTCTGCTGTTCTTATTACAGATGCACATGCTTGGATGAACACCCCACGCGGCTTTGATATCATCGGTGGAGAAATTGTCAACGTTCGTCCGTGGGAAGCCGTCTTTAATCCTAGTGTCTATGTCACTGCGCTTCACGTTTTAGGGAGCGCTTATTTAACAGGTGCTTTTGTTATAGCTGCGATTGCCGCCTTCCGTTTATTACAAGGGGGATTATCTGATAGAGAAAAATCCTATCATCGCAAAGGCTTGGTTCTTTCATTACTAGTAGGAGCTGTCTTCTCATTCTACACTTCTGTCAATGGGCATGATACGGCGGTAATGCTTCATGAGCACATTCCTGTCAAATTAGCTGCCGCTGAAGGATTGTTTGAGACACAATCGAATGCACCACTTGCTATTTTTGGGACTCCTGATCCCGAAGCTAATCGTGTCGTCGGTGGCATCGAGATACCCGGGATGTTGAGCTGGCTAGCAACCGGATCAACCGATGGTGTTGTCCTCGGTTTAAATGAGTACCCAAGAGAAGAGTGGCCTCCGTTATTTGTTCATACACTGTTTAACATTATGGTCTTTATCGGTACTGCGCTAATTGGAATTTCGTTTTTAGCTTTAGCCTATTTTTTCGTTTTCGTTCGCCGAAAAGGCAACCCTTGGCCTACATGGTTGCTAGTTCCTATTGTTGCAACTGGCCCATTAGCTATGATTGGGATTGAAACGGGTTGGATCTTTAGCTGTACCGGTCGTCAACCTTGGACGATATACGGCATCCAACTTACCTCAGAAGCCGCTACCCAATCAGGAAATGTCGGGACACTCTTTGTGCTATTTATTATCTTATATATCATTTTACTAGTTCTTACCTTTTTAGTGGTTCGTTTTTATTTTAGAAGAAATCCGGTCGCAAAAGAACTGCACACTACGTCAACATAA
- the urtE gene encoding urea ABC transporter ATP-binding subunit UrtE, producing the protein MLQLQQLEVAYDESTVIRDISLKVKPGQVVCLMGRNGVGKTTLLKAIMGLLSPKNGSISYEGEDITKKNPTYRSRKGIGYVPQGREIFPMLSVYENILIGLEATGGKIKEIDETIYSYFPILKEMAHRRGGDLSGGQQQQLAIARALVAKPACILLDEPTEGIQPNIVSDIQNVIREIKEKNDNTSILLVEQSFDFAKSVADYFYIVDKGRIVYEGEELVESEVGRFLSV; encoded by the coding sequence GTGTTGCAATTACAACAGCTTGAAGTAGCATATGATGAAAGCACGGTTATTCGTGACATCTCACTAAAAGTGAAACCAGGGCAAGTCGTCTGTCTCATGGGTCGCAATGGCGTAGGTAAAACCACGTTGCTAAAAGCCATTATGGGATTACTATCTCCGAAAAATGGTTCGATTTCCTATGAAGGTGAAGACATTACAAAGAAAAATCCAACCTATCGTTCTCGAAAAGGAATTGGATATGTACCACAAGGACGAGAGATTTTTCCAATGCTCTCAGTTTATGAAAATATATTAATTGGGTTAGAGGCAACAGGTGGAAAAATCAAAGAAATCGATGAAACGATTTATAGTTACTTTCCCATCCTAAAAGAAATGGCACACCGTCGCGGCGGAGATTTAAGTGGAGGACAGCAGCAACAGCTAGCGATTGCTAGAGCACTTGTCGCGAAGCCAGCTTGTATCTTATTAGATGAACCAACCGAAGGCATTCAACCGAATATCGTAAGTGACATCCAAAACGTAATCCGTGAAATCAAAGAAAAGAATGACAACACGTCAATCCTTCTAGTAGAGCAAAGCTTTGACTTTGCAAAAAGCGTAGCCGATTACTTCTATATCGTAGACAAAGGAAGAATTGTTTACGAAGGCGAAGAGCTAGTTGAATCAGAAGTCGGACGATTCTTGAGTGTATAA